One Fusarium falciforme chromosome 1, complete sequence genomic window carries:
- a CDS encoding WH2 domain-containing protein: MPPPPPPPPPPPPGGGGPPPPPPPPPGGLPGRPAAGGLPNRGALLSDIHKGKALKKAVTNDRSAPQVGKSSSSSSGPPIGGAPPVPVLGGAPKPPGGLAPPVPGNRARSNSDQGSRDAAGGGMDAAPQLGGLFAGGMPKLKKRGGGIDTGANSDSTYLSDPEPTTSAPKPPTFGAPKPPIGAAPAIPGRPPMPPPGGSNLRKTTPVGSKPPPPPIGKKPPPLPTSRKPSSMSLPPSVPSAPAPPPPPPPVSSAPAPPAPPPPPPSAAPPPPRPSVSPTPRAQPPPPPPPPAASHSTPSLAAQAAIRAAGQASPSSAPPPPPSSAPAPPTAASPPPPVTRSRGSSLRQSMLDPSMFTLTANGAKSPSPAKGSPAQTPGATGGTHVVINDSRWHFKDEGLFPKPRDFVGGTRKYRAGRGSSVPLDLSAL, encoded by the exons ATGccgccccctcctcctccacctcctcctcccccgcctggtggtggtggtcctcctcctccgccccctcctcccccaggAGGACTTCCTGGACGGCCTGCAGCTGGAGGATTGCCCAACCGA GGCGCTCTACTTTCCGACATTCACAAAGGCAAAGCTCTCAAGAAAGCCGTCACAAATGACCGTTCCGCCCCTCAAGTCGGCAAATCTTCATCAAGCTCGTCAGGCCCTCCGATCGGAGGCGCGCCTCCTGTCCCAGTTCTGGGCGGTGCACCGAAGCCTCCAGGAGGACTGGCACCACCTGTGCCAGGAAACCGAGCCAGGAGCAACAGCGATCAGGGGTCTCGCGATGCGGCGGGAGGAGGCATGGACGCGGCGCCGCAGCTAGGCGGTCTCTTCGCTGGCGGTATGCccaagttgaagaagagaggaggaggtaTCGACACCGGTGCCAACTCCGACTCGACATATCTGTCCGATCCCGAGCCTACAACATCCGCCCCGAAACCGCCGACCTTTGGGGCGCCGAAGCCCCCGATAGGGGCTGCTCCCGCGATTCCTGGCCGACCTCCGATGCCGCCTCCCGGAGGATCGAACTTGAGGAAGACGACTCCGGTAGGATCAAagcctccgcctcctccgATAGGGAAGAAGCCGCCTCCTCTCCCGACATCGCGGAAGCCCTCGTCCATGTCGTTGCCGCCATCTGTGCCGTCAgcaccagctcctcctcctccccctccgcCAGTGTCCTCCGCTCCAGCTCCGCCCgcacctccacctcctcccccttctgcggcgcctcctcctcctcgcccaaGTGTATCTCCCACGCCGCGAGCACAACCTCCcccgcctcctccaccacctgCAGCGTCTCACTCAACACCCTCGCTTGCTGCTCAAGCTGCCATCCGCGCAGCTGGCCAAGCATCTCCAAGCTCCGCGCCCCCCCCGCCCCCATCATCAGCGCCAGCACCTCCAACTGCAGCTTCACCGCCGCCTCCAGTGACACGTTCCCGCGGCTCCTCTCTCCGCCAATCCATGTTGGACCCCAGCATGTTTACTCTGACAGCCAATGGAGCGAAATCTCCTAGCCCCGCCAAGGGTTCGCCTGCGCAGACACCTGGTGCTACAGGTGGCACACATGTGGTGATTAATGACTCCAGGTGGCATTTCAAGGACGAGGGTCTGTTCCCCAAACCAAGAGATTTTGTAGGCGGCACAAGGAAGTACAGGGCGGGGCGAGGAAGCAGTGTGCCGTTGGACCTGAGCGCTCTATGA
- a CDS encoding NADH-ubiquinone oxidoreductase 12 kDa subunit, mitochondrial: protein MPTPESEQFKAQKPTVPPTFNGVNYDDTKAFKAAEDALIREQWVGAMMTRLVGEELGKCYVREGVNHLENCGHLRERYLQLLKTNKIKGTKFLQQNYIDQKEEELDRAAKVHTSDKVAKINQDRFAS from the exons ATGCCTACCCCCGAGTCCGAGCAGTTCAAGGCCCAGAAGCCTACCGTCCCTCCCACCTTCAACGGCGTCAACTACGACGATACCAAGGCCttcaaggctgctgaggatGCCCTCATCCGGGAACAATGGGTTGGCGCCATGATGACCCGGCTCGTCGGCGAGGAGCTGGGCAAGTGCTACGTCCGTGAGGGCGTGAACCACCTCGAGAACTGCGGTCACCTCCGAG AGCGATACCTCCAATTGCTGAAGACGAACAAGATCAAGGGCACCAAGTTCCTGCAGCAGAACTACATTGaccagaaggaggaggagcttgaccGGGCAGCCAAGGTGCACACCAGCGACAAGGTCGCCAAGATCAACCAGGACCGTTTCGCTTCGTGA